The following are from one region of the Alicyclobacillus fastidiosus genome:
- a CDS encoding asparaginase: protein MLVEETRAGVVDNVHLGHIAVVNADGTLLYQYGDPNYMTYGRSALKPMQALPIVETGAADHFSFSDADLAICCASHSGEERHRSRVRAILSQIGKNGHDLECGVTDPVSKTSHEELIRSGQQADPVCNCCSGVHAGMLATAVYLGEATQGYTHAEHPVQQRVAKAVADVVGLDLQHIHTGLDGCDIPTYYMPLKHLAWGFARLAHPKGLSASRARAIERIVSAMDRRPDMVTEKNIYSAKLIRAFQGRILAKEGAKGVFCLFDREREIGIALKIVDGGAEPIPSVVNEILHQLDIGTNGPLEELTSYDREGIKNAPGHIVGYMEPKFKLVRA from the coding sequence GTGCTGGTGGAAGAGACGAGGGCAGGCGTTGTCGACAACGTTCATCTTGGGCACATCGCGGTGGTGAACGCCGATGGCACCCTATTGTATCAGTACGGTGACCCCAACTATATGACCTACGGACGATCCGCCCTGAAACCGATGCAAGCGCTCCCCATCGTCGAGACGGGAGCAGCAGACCATTTCTCGTTTTCAGATGCGGATCTCGCCATCTGCTGCGCCTCTCACAGCGGTGAAGAGCGCCACAGGTCGCGCGTGCGCGCAATTTTGTCGCAGATTGGAAAGAACGGGCACGACCTCGAGTGTGGCGTGACCGATCCGGTCAGTAAAACCAGCCACGAGGAACTGATTCGCAGCGGCCAGCAGGCAGATCCGGTATGCAACTGCTGTTCGGGCGTGCACGCTGGCATGTTGGCGACCGCAGTATACCTCGGCGAAGCTACGCAAGGCTACACGCACGCCGAGCATCCGGTTCAACAGCGCGTGGCAAAGGCAGTGGCGGACGTGGTGGGATTAGACTTACAACACATCCATACCGGCCTCGACGGCTGTGATATCCCGACTTACTATATGCCACTGAAGCACCTGGCGTGGGGGTTTGCGCGGCTTGCACACCCCAAAGGGCTTAGTGCGTCTCGGGCGAGGGCCATCGAGCGGATCGTCAGTGCTATGGATCGCCGTCCAGACATGGTAACGGAGAAAAATATCTACAGCGCCAAATTGATTCGAGCGTTTCAAGGGCGCATTCTCGCCAAAGAGGGTGCAAAGGGGGTATTCTGCTTATTCGACCGGGAACGGGAGATCGGCATCGCCCTGAAAATCGTCGACGGTGGTGCAGAACCGATTCCAAGTGTCGTCAATGAGATCCTTCATCAGCTCGACATCGGGACGAACGGCCCGCTCGAGGAACTCACAAGTTACGACCGTGAGGGAATCAAGAACGCACCAGGCCACATCGTCGGCTACATGGAGCCGAAATTCAAACTCGTTCGAGCTTGA
- a CDS encoding RNA ligase family protein → MQPIIPFEPVRRDAIPTQGDWMPQIKWDGVRMLTYFDGEIVRLFNRKGHERTMQYPELLNIHEYCSGSSVILDGEIIALGADGKPSFHHVMRRDGVRRSDRVALARQSVAITYMVFDLLYLNGEWLTKQPYRQRMEMLTKVLQTHPNVQMVTTHDDANALFEVVKAYGMEGIVLKQSDSPYVIGGKSDLWIKVKNYKDLIAVIGGFTLDASNTVNALLLGQYDAQGRLWYIGHTGTGKLTKQEWRAMTQWLVPHVTETRPFVNQPERHREAHWVSIQFTVKIQFAEWTPGGTLRQPSIQAIVDVPVEQCVFDELAPARV, encoded by the coding sequence GTGCAGCCCATCATCCCATTTGAACCTGTGCGGCGCGACGCCATTCCGACCCAAGGAGACTGGATGCCGCAGATCAAATGGGACGGCGTGCGCATGTTGACTTACTTTGATGGCGAGATCGTGCGTCTCTTTAACCGCAAGGGCCACGAACGGACGATGCAGTATCCGGAACTCCTGAACATCCATGAATACTGCTCGGGGTCATCTGTGATTTTAGACGGAGAGATCATCGCACTAGGCGCCGACGGAAAACCTAGTTTCCACCATGTGATGCGTCGAGACGGAGTGCGGAGGTCCGACCGTGTGGCATTGGCCCGACAGAGTGTAGCTATCACCTACATGGTGTTTGATCTTTTATACCTAAACGGGGAATGGCTGACAAAGCAACCGTACCGACAGCGAATGGAGATGCTTACCAAAGTTCTCCAGACCCATCCGAACGTACAGATGGTGACGACGCACGACGATGCAAACGCGTTGTTCGAAGTCGTCAAAGCGTACGGAATGGAGGGGATCGTCCTCAAGCAAAGCGACTCGCCCTATGTGATCGGCGGGAAGTCCGATTTGTGGATCAAGGTGAAGAATTACAAGGACCTGATTGCCGTGATCGGCGGCTTTACGCTCGACGCGAGCAATACGGTCAACGCATTGCTCTTGGGTCAATACGACGCACAAGGACGGCTGTGGTATATCGGTCACACGGGCACGGGAAAGTTGACCAAACAGGAATGGCGCGCGATGACACAGTGGTTGGTGCCTCATGTGACAGAGACACGTCCGTTCGTCAATCAACCGGAGAGACATCGCGAGGCCCATTGGGTGAGCATTCAGTTCACGGTCAAAATTCAGTTCGCAGAGTGGACACCTGGCGGGACGCTGCGTCAGCCGAGCATCCAAGCCATTGTGGACGTGCCCGTCGAACAGTGTGTATTCGACGAGCTAGCGCCTGCGCGTGTATAG
- a CDS encoding alpha/beta hydrolase yields the protein MADLDFVHEYIPAPSDTAGRTLVLLHGTGGNERDLLPLGRFLDPSAALLGVRGKVLEGGMPRFFRRLAEGVFDEEDLLFRTDELVDFLRAASATYGFATDTLIAVGYSNGANIAASILLRHTDVFAGALLFRPMVPFEPEQAAAKRATPVLLSAGEADPIVPAQSTKRLGELLEARGANVDIQWHRGGHGLMEPELQLAKLWLDQKISR from the coding sequence ATGGCTGATTTAGATTTTGTTCACGAATATATTCCAGCCCCATCGGATACCGCAGGGCGTACATTGGTACTGCTGCACGGCACGGGTGGGAATGAGCGAGACCTTCTGCCGCTAGGCCGCTTTTTGGATCCGTCAGCGGCGTTGCTGGGGGTCCGCGGCAAAGTGCTCGAAGGTGGAATGCCACGTTTCTTCCGGCGCCTTGCTGAAGGTGTGTTCGACGAGGAAGACCTGTTATTTCGCACCGACGAACTCGTCGACTTCCTCCGAGCCGCCAGTGCGACGTACGGTTTCGCCACGGACACTTTGATCGCCGTCGGCTACTCGAATGGGGCGAACATCGCCGCGAGCATCCTGTTGCGGCACACCGACGTGTTCGCGGGTGCGTTATTATTTCGACCAATGGTCCCGTTCGAGCCTGAACAGGCCGCAGCGAAGCGGGCGACGCCGGTTCTCCTGTCGGCAGGCGAGGCGGATCCAATTGTGCCAGCACAAAGTACGAAACGATTAGGCGAACTGCTGGAAGCGCGTGGTGCAAACGTGGACATACAGTGGCACCGTGGTGGACACGGACTGATGGAACCAGAACTGCAGTTGGCCAAGCTCTGGTTGGACCAGAAGATTTCAAGATAG
- a CDS encoding trypsin-like peptidase domain-containing protein, producing MGYYRSKSTEKLAKGDTWKWAAAVVLSALVGSGATLAVTPLIASHNSTLVDTSGTSSSSTPVSTNVSVNVSSDITKVVKQAEPDVVAVVNYTTSSSPYSDQSQTQESDIGSGVYFYKNGNEAYIVTNNHVVEGGSKVEIVLQSKKQVQATVVGTDPYTDLAVLKVPASTFQSVDPIQFANSDDIQVGEPAIAIGTPMGLDFADTVTSGIVSGSQRTMPVEEPTSEETLDYQSVIQTDAAINPGNSGGPLLNASGQMIGINSSKIVEQDFEGMGFAIPANEVQQITSEIIKTGHAIHPSIGIEGVDMSTVPEGYVNVPVNYGVYVESVTSSDAKNAGLKAGDVIIALNGTEVQGIADLRTELFKMQPGQMVKVTIYRGSTKKTLNVKVGEEQSVNTTDSGNNSDGSDSQGNGGYSYGQGGQSEDPLDPFSGFGN from the coding sequence ATGGGATACTATCGTTCAAAGTCTACCGAAAAACTAGCTAAGGGTGACACCTGGAAATGGGCAGCGGCGGTTGTATTGTCGGCACTTGTCGGCTCTGGCGCAACATTGGCCGTCACGCCACTCATTGCAAGCCACAATAGCACCCTTGTCGATACGAGCGGGACGTCGAGCAGTTCGACGCCGGTGTCGACCAACGTCAGTGTCAACGTGAGTTCCGACATCACCAAGGTCGTCAAGCAAGCAGAGCCTGACGTAGTGGCCGTCGTGAATTACACGACTTCGAGTAGTCCGTATAGCGATCAATCACAGACGCAGGAATCTGACATCGGCTCAGGCGTCTATTTCTATAAGAACGGCAACGAGGCCTATATCGTGACGAACAATCACGTGGTCGAAGGCGGATCGAAAGTGGAAATCGTTCTCCAATCGAAAAAACAGGTACAGGCGACGGTCGTTGGTACGGACCCGTATACAGATTTGGCTGTACTCAAAGTACCAGCTTCGACCTTCCAGTCTGTCGATCCGATTCAGTTCGCCAACTCCGACGACATCCAGGTCGGTGAGCCTGCGATCGCCATCGGTACCCCAATGGGCCTGGATTTTGCGGACACCGTGACGTCCGGCATCGTGAGCGGAAGCCAGCGGACGATGCCTGTTGAAGAGCCTACCTCGGAAGAGACGCTCGACTATCAGTCGGTCATTCAGACGGACGCCGCCATCAACCCGGGGAACAGTGGCGGACCACTGCTCAACGCCTCTGGCCAAATGATTGGCATCAACAGCAGTAAGATTGTCGAGCAGGATTTTGAAGGGATGGGCTTTGCCATTCCAGCAAACGAGGTACAGCAAATCACGTCGGAGATTATCAAAACTGGCCACGCGATTCATCCGTCCATTGGCATCGAAGGCGTAGACATGTCAACCGTACCTGAAGGATATGTGAACGTGCCGGTCAACTATGGTGTCTATGTCGAATCGGTGACGTCGAGCGATGCCAAAAACGCCGGTTTGAAGGCAGGCGACGTCATCATCGCTCTCAACGGCACGGAAGTGCAGGGGATTGCCGACTTGCGCACCGAGTTGTTCAAGATGCAACCTGGTCAGATGGTGAAAGTGACTATCTATCGCGGCAGCACCAAGAAGACGCTGAACGTGAAAGTCGGCGAGGAGCAAAGCGTCAACACGACCGACTCGGGCAACAATTCGGATGGAAGCGACTCCCAGGGCAACGGAGGTTACTCCTACGGTCAGGGCGGACAGAGTGAAGACCCGCTCGACCCCTTCTCTGGATTTGGAAATTAA